Part of the Helicobacter bilis genome is shown below.
CTGTCGTGTTGTTTCGCATTGCGATATACCAATGCAAAAGATAAAGAGTTGTAAGTCTCTGCTGCCCATCAAGGGGGATAAATTCATTATTATTTTTCACACTGCCATAGACAAACTGCAAGTGGAGTGTCTTATCATCATTGCCTTTTAACACCTCAAATAAATCTCGCACAAATTTTTCTCTTATCTTTTGTGCGTTTTTTCTGCCTTGTGCGTAGTCGCGTTGGATTCTAGGGATCTTGATTGTGTATTTGTATTCTTCTGCCAAGTCTTTAAAAGTCATTGATTGTGTATTCATTTGCTATCCTTTATTTTGGGATTTAAGAGAATAAATATTTCTGTATTTTTGCGATAATCTCTTCCTGATAATCTTGACTATCTTGTTTGCTCCAAAAGAGTGCTTGAGAGATATTCTGCTCTTTTGTGTAGTATTTTAAAAACACATTGCGTGTGCAAAGGGGGATAAATGCGCCCTCTTGTTCTTTCTCTTTTATTCTTTGCTGCTTCATTGCAAAGATAGCATTGCCAAGAGAGATATTCTCATTCTTGCTAAGTAGAGTGAGATTACCAATTGTGTGTAGCTCATCGCCTTTAAATATCTCAAAAACAGCTTTTACGCATTCCCCAAATTCCTTAGTTTCATCATCGTCTAACTTTTTCTTTTTTGCTTCTGCCTTTAATTTCTCTAGTAGGCTTTCTACTCTCTCCAGTGTGCTTGGTATTTTTCCAAAATCTATCGATGATTCTTTACCGCTTTGCTCTGCATTTTTAAGAATCTGCTTACTATCCCTAAGCCACTTTACTACTTCTTTGAATGGTATTTGTGGTGTTTTATCTTGCTGGGCGTGGATATGCTCAAGCTCCCAATCGTTATTTTTGTATATATCAAAGCTAAAGCGGTATTGTGTGTCTATGTAAGAGAGCATATTAAAGAGTAATACAATGGATTTTAGTTCTTTGTTATTATCACCATAAGTTAAGGATTTGATATTTGCTAAATCTTTTTTATTGTGCGTTGCAATTTTTTCTTTGACTTTTTCTTTTATTGTTTCATGCAAAAACTTGCTTTTTGTTTGTCCTTGTGCTTCTTTATAAAGCCCTGCTAGACTTTCATTTTCTACAAGTAAAAAGCCGATAAGATGATAGCTTTTTGAATTGTTATACCATGATTTAAAAGTAAGAAAAATCTTTTTAATTTCTTGCCAACAGCACTCTTTAGAATTTTTATCCATAAGTTTAGTTTGTATAAACTCAAATACAGCATGGGATTTGTCCTTTTCGCTATCGCTATATATCTCATAATATACCTCAAAGAGTAGCAAAATCCTTGTGTCATAGCTCTCTTTATCCTCAACTAAAAAGCTAAAAAACTCATCATCTTGCAGAGCGTATTCCATAGAATCCCACTCGTTAGCACACTCTATCTGTCGCAATTCTTGTATTTCATTTGCTTCATCTTTTAATAAAAGCTGTGCTTTGATAAGCTCGGCATCGTTTAATGGGATTTTCCCGCTATTGATATTGGCAAAAAGATATGCTTCATTTTCATCACTTTTATACCAAATCATGCCGACATATTTTTCTGTCTTGTCTGCTTGAAATAGTCCTTTTATTACTTCTTTTTTCTCATTATTATTACCAAGCCACTCCTTAATTGTTTTGTAAGCTGCTATCATAAAGTAATAATCCATACCTTTAAATATGTTCTTATCACTAGAATCCACTTTTTGAGAATCCATATATTTTTCAGGATCTTTCAAAAATTCCGTGCTTTTCTTTCTTGTGTCATACTCTATCGTGCATTTTATCCCTAAATCTAGCACCTTACAGATAAGGTATAAAGTCGTAAGCCTTTGTTGCCCCATCAATCACATTGTATTTACCCTTATTTTCTTTCAGCATAATAGGCTGCAAGCAGTAAAATTTCGCTTTTTCTTGCAAGGCAAACTCATACAAATCATTTAATAGGGCTTCTACCTGCTGCTTTTTCCACTTATAGCCCCTTTGATAGCTTGGGATATGATAGCGTGTTTTGTCTGTCAAAAGTAGTTCTTTAATCGTCTTTATATCATCGTGTTTAACCATATATTCTTCCTGTTTTGTTTGTATATAATTAAAAATCTAAGCCATGATTCTATCATCTCAAGATATTGTTCTATATTTTATAAACTCTCTTACTATCATTATCACGGAATGTCTGCAATTCACTCTCAGCACTAAGCTCCTGCTCCGCTACATATCATCACTCGCTTAGAATCTTTCAATTATTACTCCCTATTTGTTTGGATAGATAGAGTATAACATAATGTTTTGACAGCGTTATGACAAAGATTCTCAATTATCATAAGTAAGATTAGAATCTTGCGTTTAGCCCACTAACTTTTCCAACGCCTTTATAATCTCCACCATAGCAAGTGTATCAAGTTTGCAATATGCTAAAAGGGCTTTGCGATATTCTATCTGCTTTTCTTTTGGCATAGATTCTAATGCCCCAAAGCACTCCATTGCTTCTCCGCCATTATGCACGAGACTTAGCTCTTTATAAGCGGATTCCATTTGTGGCACAAGGGCTGGTAAAACGACTTTGATAGAGTGGCTGCCATTTTGCTTATAATGATAATAATGCCTAGCGGCAAAGGGTGTCATTAAGTCTTCAATCTGTGAAGCGATATGTAAAAGCTCTTTTTCATATTGTGGAAAACTTGCAGCAAGTCTTGTAATGACACCTTTTTCAAAACTCGCATTATAAGCTAGGATAAAGGCATTTTGCGGGATAGAATCTAGCAGGGCTTTGATGAGATCAGATCTTGGATCTACTCCACTTTTAGCTAAAAATTCTTTATGCTCTAGCTTGCCATCTTTATGCTGGATATGCAGTGAAAATTGAAAAGGGATTTGCTCATACGCACAAGTGCTTACAAATCGCGGCACAGCGAGCTGGAATATCTCAAAATCTAAGTGATAAATGGGGTAGGATAAACTCCCTAAAAACTCTTTTATTTTATCCTTTTGTATATGCACGGATTTATTCTTAAAGCATTCTATTTGTAGTTGTTGCTTGTAGCTTAGGCTATCTATATCTTTTATATCACTAAATCGTGCTATCCCTTGTCTATATAGCTCTAGCTTTTTATCGCCATTAAGCCACGCAAGGTTGAATATAGAATCTTCTCCCTTTATGCCCCTTTGGACTTCCCAGCAATAAGCCTTTGCCTCGCAAGAGTAAGGATCATCACAATGCAGCCCTATATCAATGCTAGGCTCATCTTGCCCATCTAAAGTGCTAGCAAACTCTTGCAAAATTGCTGGAATCTTTAGTGTAAATTCTTGCACAGATTCTAAGCAAGGCACGATAGCAAAAAGCCTA
Proteins encoded:
- a CDS encoding GmrSD restriction endonuclease domain-containing protein; this translates as MGQQRLTTLYLICKVLDLGIKCTIEYDTRKKSTEFLKDPEKYMDSQKVDSSDKNIFKGMDYYFMIAAYKTIKEWLGNNNEKKEVIKGLFQADKTEKYVGMIWYKSDENEAYLFANINSGKIPLNDAELIKAQLLLKDEANEIQELRQIECANEWDSMEYALQDDEFFSFLVEDKESYDTRILLLFEVYYEIYSDSEKDKSHAVFEFIQTKLMDKNSKECCWQEIKKIFLTFKSWYNNSKSYHLIGFLLVENESLAGLYKEAQGQTKSKFLHETIKEKVKEKIATHNKKDLANIKSLTYGDNNKELKSIVLLFNMLSYIDTQYRFSFDIYKNNDWELEHIHAQQDKTPQIPFKEVVKWLRDSKQILKNAEQSGKESSIDFGKIPSTLERVESLLEKLKAEAKKKKLDDDETKEFGECVKAVFEIFKGDELHTIGNLTLLSKNENISLGNAIFAMKQQRIKEKEQEGAFIPLCTRNVFLKYYTKEQNISQALFWSKQDSQDYQEEIIAKIQKYLFS
- a CDS encoding DUF262 domain-containing protein, translated to MVKHDDIKTIKELLLTDKTRYHIPSYQRGYKWKKQQVEALLNDLYEFALQEKAKFYCLQPIMLKENKGKYNVIDGATKAYDFIPYL
- a CDS encoding DUF2779 domain-containing protein, translating into MNLSKSRFIKGMQCQKLLWLLAHKKEALSEPDETQIERFSVGEDVGVLACELFPNGERISFDDGISHNAKRTKELLDSGTSVIYEATFIYEGIVVMVDILQNTPQGLIINEVKSSTSLKEVYIYDLSVQHYVIAHCGYSIKEANLIHLNTDYKRGESLDLTRLFAIVPCLESVQEFTLKIPAILQEFASTLDGQDEPSIDIGLHCDDPYSCEAKAYCWEVQRGIKGEDSIFNLAWLNGDKKLELYRQGIARFSDIKDIDSLSYKQQLQIECFKNKSVHIQKDKIKEFLGSLSYPIYHLDFEIFQLAVPRFVSTCAYEQIPFQFSLHIQHKDGKLEHKEFLAKSGVDPRSDLIKALLDSIPQNAFILAYNASFEKGVITRLAASFPQYEKELLHIASQIEDLMTPFAARHYYHYKQNGSHSIKVVLPALVPQMESAYKELSLVHNGGEAMECFGALESMPKEKQIEYRKALLAYCKLDTLAMVEIIKALEKLVG